TTCCAACTTTGATTTTATAGCACATTCAAATAGATTTTTGTATTTCACTCTCAAGTTGTCCTCGAGattatgattattttaaaattttcaatgactataaaattgttaaattgatttatatattttaccatttattattaattaagtccttatattttaacaatttatTGTTAATGTTGTCCTTAAATTTAACCACTTattatcaatttagtccctaataTATTCTTTGAAGAattaatataagtaaaatttgatagttaaagaatttttaaaaatatttataaattagagATCCATTTGAATGTACtatataaaactaaaattagAGACTATTACCTccaaatataagagaaaatttgttttttaaatatatactattaaataactaatgtataaaaaaaaacctaatgtgtctaaaaataataattttatgtaccaaaataaaaagaaaataatttttatatcaaaaaaagaatgaaaataattaCTCTCTCCATTCTAAAATATAAGACCTCATTGACCACGTCCACAACACAAATGACAatacaataattttaattacgAATGTCTTTAATTatgtattaataaaaattataaaaatttgatacttttaaaatattcgtataaacaaatcaaacaagattttatataataatatttactttatatacttttaaaaatagtgaaaatgaatattataaaatggACATAGGGACTAGAAAACATGGGAAAATGCCATAAAGAGAGTCATGTGTGGAGTTTGGTGCACTTTGATAGGTGAATCCCAATGAGATACCCTTCAGTTTTCGGACTGGCACTATTCATCTCATTTTCAGTTACATCATCTTCAGCATCTTTTCCTCGAACACCATTCTTTTCTAAGCTTAATGTTCTTCCTTCTTCATCTATTTCCTCCATCTCAATTCCAAAAGCCACTCCATCCGATTTGTTATCTCTGCTAGGTCCCACACCTCAGTCCAAATCCGTCAATCCCATCGTAGCACGCCAACTCAAGTCATGCCTCAAATTCCTTGTCCCCTTTTCTCCAACCAAATCGGAACAACTTCGTAATCGTAAATTGAGCCGGATAGAATTCACCGCCCCGAACCGGAGAAACCAAAATGATAGGATTTGGTGGCCGCCAGAGTCCGTTTTGGAACTTGCTCGCCTCGCCGTTGATTCCGGTGGTGATCCTGCCGCCATTCATCGACTTCTTGATCCAACCATCATCCCAGTTAGTTACAAACCTAATAAATATTTACAAttgcttattttcaattttgcaaAATAGCATgttttagttaaattaaataACGAGTCaacttagtaatttttttttctctgaaTAGcgtagtggctagaaattccattCTTAAGTGGATAAGCGGGATGAACGGGTCCCCTGCATATATAAGGTAATgtctgagctaagctcacgggacaaACGACTAATATGTTATTTCCTAAATTTGAGGATTTAAATTACTCGATAGTTGTCCCATAAGTACAATTCAGTTGCTAGCTGTAGTGACGTTCATATATGGAGTATGATTTCGAACCTGGAACTTCCCACAATTAAGTGTGCGAGTCTAGCCACTCagatatttgacaaaaaataaaataaaattgttagaTAGCTATAATCTTACCTTTGAGAGTTACAATTACAATGTGGCAGGTACCTGATGTTGAAGGATCGAATGAAAATCGTTGCCAGCTCACAAGAACTCCATATGGCAGACGCTTCATATCCGAGGTTTGTTCTCAACAGTCAATAATGGATCCCTAGGGAGAGAGAGTACTGATAGTGATGCTGCATTTGTCTTTCTCTGATTGCAGGAACTGAACATGTATATGCAATTTTTGTTTGAACTCATTGTTGATCGTGGTCCTTCTGTTGGGTTTGATGTTGCCTTGAGTCGCTTTGATCTTTTCCATGGTCATCTC
This genomic interval from Trifolium pratense cultivar HEN17-A07 linkage group LG6, ARS_RC_1.1, whole genome shotgun sequence contains the following:
- the LOC123890931 gene encoding uncharacterized protein LOC123890931, which codes for MRYPSVFGLALFISFSVTSSSASFPRTPFFSKLNVLPSSSISSISIPKATPSDLLSLLGPTPQSKSVNPIVARQLKSCLKFLVPFSPTKSEQLRNRKLSRIEFTAPNRRNQNDRIWWPPESVLELARLAVDSGGDPAAIHRLLDPTIIPVPDVEGSNENRCQLTRTPYGRRFISEELNMYMQFLFELIVDRGPSVGFDVALSRFDLFHGHLFLSKDSGRLGILFHAREYPTYDEKVFPYNMGFCQRGSNVTYDDSMNLRNILWLAPLPDKSTKSWVAPGVLVVLDARPDGIIYRDLIPDYVQIARTIYEDILGEVAVDVNILNVGSKSQNYQIFIC